From Prosthecobacter sp., a single genomic window includes:
- a CDS encoding AAA family ATPase yields MLPATTAQQASQQIETIIQRVSQIILGKEDVVRLAVTCLLARGHLLLEDQPGVGKTMLSQALAQALGLGFRRVQFTSDLLPADILGASIYDRDTAAFHFHRGPVFTQVLLADEINRATPKTQSALLEAMEEGRVTADGATHALPEPFFVIATQNPSTQVGTFMLPESQLDRFLMRLALGVPDRTAERRLLEGQERRELLRVMQPAMSLLELQQLQTWTRAVYAAPALLDYLQDLLAVSRVHGRGLSPRAGLAVLAAARAWALLSGRAMVLPEDIQAVGFAVMGHRLEHVADGMSGPELARQLIAETPVP; encoded by the coding sequence ATGCTGCCCGCCACCACCGCCCAGCAAGCCTCCCAGCAGATCGAAACGATCATCCAGCGCGTGTCGCAGATCATCCTGGGCAAGGAGGACGTGGTGCGCCTCGCGGTGACGTGCCTGCTGGCACGCGGGCATCTGCTGCTGGAGGATCAGCCCGGCGTGGGAAAGACGATGCTTTCGCAGGCGCTCGCGCAGGCGCTGGGCCTCGGCTTCCGCCGCGTGCAGTTCACCAGCGATCTGCTGCCTGCCGACATCCTCGGCGCGTCGATTTATGATCGCGACACGGCCGCGTTTCATTTTCACCGCGGCCCGGTCTTCACGCAGGTCTTGCTGGCGGATGAAATCAACCGCGCCACGCCCAAAACACAGTCCGCACTGCTGGAAGCGATGGAGGAGGGCAGGGTGACTGCCGATGGTGCCACGCATGCGCTGCCAGAGCCGTTCTTTGTCATCGCCACGCAGAATCCCTCCACGCAAGTCGGCACCTTCATGCTGCCGGAGTCGCAGTTGGACCGCTTCTTGATGCGGCTGGCGCTCGGTGTGCCGGACCGCACCGCCGAACGCCGGCTGCTGGAAGGTCAGGAACGGCGCGAGTTGCTGCGCGTGATGCAGCCAGCGATGTCGCTGCTTGAATTGCAGCAGTTGCAGACCTGGACGCGCGCAGTGTACGCAGCGCCTGCCTTGCTCGATTATTTGCAGGATCTGCTGGCAGTCAGCCGCGTGCATGGGCGAGGACTGTCACCGCGTGCCGGGCTGGCGGTGCTGGCAGCGGCGCGTGCATGGGCCCTGCTCAGCGGGCGTGCGATGGTGCTGCCGGAGGACATTCAAGCCGTTGGTTTCGCCGTCATGGGTCATCGTCTGGAGCATGTCGCCGATGGCATGAGCGGTCCCGAACTGGCGCGGCAGTTGATCGCCGAAACACCTGTGCCGTGA
- a CDS encoding PH domain-containing protein, with protein sequence MPARYTLQNHPAFGEPLSKEDLYTLVARGSLARGEMCVDEDTGLTHTVGEVVSGMRRPSASSGQSRLDRPAYREISPDADGFEEEEIIEDVEGEDDDFNYTPSGEVILHHAHPSWLGYTKALFLVLLLLIAAGLLFAIQLEYAVIALLCSSSTLIAIGIARYSHDYIVTRERVELIWGIIGRSSKEARICDIRSIDVYESGLKGLLGLGTIDFSTAANAGIEVQFKDMRQAHEVKDLVRKLQKGVDPTED encoded by the coding sequence ATGCCCGCACGCTACACGCTTCAGAACCATCCGGCCTTTGGCGAACCGCTGTCGAAAGAGGATCTCTACACGCTCGTCGCGCGTGGCTCCCTTGCCCGTGGCGAGATGTGCGTTGATGAAGACACCGGCCTCACCCACACCGTGGGCGAAGTCGTCAGCGGCATGCGCCGTCCCAGCGCCAGCAGCGGCCAGTCGCGCCTCGACCGCCCCGCTTACCGCGAGATCAGCCCCGATGCCGATGGCTTTGAAGAGGAGGAAATCATCGAAGATGTGGAAGGCGAAGATGATGATTTCAACTACACGCCCAGCGGCGAGGTCATTCTGCATCACGCGCATCCTTCCTGGCTTGGTTACACCAAGGCCCTCTTTCTCGTCCTGCTGCTCCTCATCGCCGCCGGCCTGCTGTTTGCCATCCAGCTCGAATACGCTGTCATCGCCCTGCTGTGCTCTTCGTCCACGCTCATCGCCATCGGCATCGCCCGCTACTCGCACGACTACATCGTCACCCGCGAACGCGTGGAGCTGATCTGGGGCATCATCGGCCGCAGTTCCAAGGAAGCACGCATCTGCGACATCCGCAGCATCGACGTGTACGAGTCCGGTCTCAAAGGCCTCCTCGGCCTCGGCACCATCGACTTCTCCACCGCCGCCAACGCCGGCATCGAGGTGCAGTTCAAAGACATGCGCCAGGCCCACGAGGTGAAGGATCTCGTCCGCAAGCTGCAAAAAGGCGTCGATCCCACGGAAGACTGA
- a CDS encoding MotA/TolQ/ExbB proton channel family protein gives MIDLISKGGPLVWLLIGCLCFAGAIFIERLAYFHRASMNIGEFLAGLASLIRRKNFAEALQECVATRVPAGRVIHAALLRHHAPREQLKEIVQEAGQLEVPRLERFLGILNAIAHAAPLIGLLGTVIGLLDSFTSLSSANGVATHADVARGVYQSLITSALGLVVAIPAYLSFAFLSARARSLMHDLERAGIEIVNLIEDANSTDNIVEFRQAEAAPLATKTRTRGLKG, from the coding sequence ATGATTGATCTTATCTCCAAAGGCGGACCGCTGGTCTGGCTCCTGATCGGGTGCTTGTGCTTCGCCGGAGCGATCTTCATTGAGCGGCTGGCCTACTTTCATCGGGCGAGCATGAACATCGGTGAGTTTCTGGCCGGACTGGCGAGTCTGATTCGCCGCAAAAACTTCGCCGAGGCGCTGCAGGAGTGTGTGGCGACGCGGGTGCCGGCAGGGCGGGTGATCCATGCGGCGCTGCTGCGGCACCATGCGCCGCGTGAGCAGCTCAAAGAAATCGTGCAGGAGGCGGGGCAGCTTGAAGTGCCGCGTCTGGAGCGTTTCCTCGGCATCCTGAACGCCATCGCGCATGCAGCCCCGCTCATCGGCCTGCTGGGCACTGTGATCGGCCTGCTGGACAGTTTTACCAGCCTGTCCTCCGCCAATGGCGTCGCGACGCACGCGGATGTGGCACGCGGGGTGTATCAGAGCCTGATCACCTCGGCCCTCGGCCTCGTGGTGGCGATTCCGGCCTACCTGTCTTTTGCTTTCCTCAGCGCCCGTGCCCGCTCTTTGATGCATGACCTGGAGCGCGCAGGCATTGAGATCGTGAATCTGATCGAAGACGCGAACAGCACCGACAACATCGTGGAGTTCCGCCAGGCGGAAGCGGCACCTCTGGCGACGAAAACGCGTACGCGTGGACTGAAGGGATGA
- a CDS encoding lipase maturation factor family protein, producing the protein MNPFSWLESHRGRYTVVRWLFPRLLAAIYLIAFVSWGLQYDGLVGENGILPAKNLLENVHAFEEREHKTLFWQFPGVFHWHYSDAFAHGCLIACGILCVLVMAGVAQGPLLALLWFGYLSFATTGDIFMGYQWDALLLEAGFLALFVAPWRRWSFRGLTEPPRGSIFLLHWLLFRLMFLSGYVKIGGGDLPWENMTALLYHYETQPLPNGWSWLAHHWPRWFHVASCWIMYGIELVLPFAIFAGRWGRLIAALGFVFLMVMISVTGNYNFFNCLTVALALTLLDDRWWPKFVRRWLRIDAEAPRPSLLRWTQWPAFVAVTPVVLFTLLAAESFLAARIRGFKPVLPTALHEKFDAPIASTRSFNAYGLFQDMTEERPEILLEVSDDGALFLPLDFKYKPGDPKIAPRFIAPHQPRLDWQMWFAALYPGYDPQRDANPNSPMHWFGQFLTALLQHKQPVWDLLEPPPFPVEKITHVRARLYRYHFTPPEAQKVSGEWWERQLLGNFSGTVTLNAARR; encoded by the coding sequence ATGAACCCGTTCTCCTGGCTCGAATCCCATCGCGGACGCTACACCGTCGTCCGCTGGCTGTTTCCGCGTTTGCTCGCAGCGATCTATCTCATCGCCTTCGTCTCCTGGGGCCTGCAATATGACGGGCTGGTGGGCGAGAACGGCATCCTGCCCGCGAAGAACCTGCTCGAAAACGTCCACGCCTTCGAGGAGCGCGAGCACAAGACGCTGTTCTGGCAGTTCCCGGGCGTGTTCCACTGGCATTACAGCGATGCCTTCGCGCATGGCTGCCTGATCGCCTGCGGCATCCTTTGCGTGCTGGTGATGGCCGGGGTGGCGCAGGGACCGCTGCTGGCGCTGCTATGGTTCGGTTATCTCTCCTTCGCCACCACGGGCGACATCTTCATGGGCTACCAGTGGGATGCGCTGCTGCTGGAGGCCGGATTCCTCGCGCTGTTCGTCGCACCGTGGCGACGGTGGTCGTTTCGCGGCCTTACCGAGCCGCCGCGCGGCTCGATCTTCCTTCTCCACTGGCTTTTGTTCCGCCTGATGTTCCTCTCCGGCTACGTCAAGATCGGCGGCGGCGATCTGCCGTGGGAAAACATGACAGCGCTGCTCTACCACTACGAAACGCAGCCGCTGCCGAACGGTTGGTCGTGGCTCGCGCATCACTGGCCGCGCTGGTTCCACGTGGCAAGCTGCTGGATCATGTATGGCATCGAGCTTGTCCTGCCATTTGCCATCTTCGCCGGTCGCTGGGGCCGCTTGATCGCCGCGCTCGGCTTTGTCTTCCTCATGGTGATGATCTCGGTCACCGGGAACTACAATTTCTTCAACTGCCTCACCGTCGCCCTCGCCCTCACGCTGCTGGACGACCGCTGGTGGCCGAAATTCGTGCGACGCTGGCTGCGCATCGACGCCGAGGCCCCGCGCCCGTCCCTCCTGCGCTGGACGCAATGGCCCGCGTTCGTCGCAGTCACGCCCGTGGTGCTGTTCACCCTCCTCGCCGCCGAATCCTTCCTCGCAGCACGCATTCGCGGCTTCAAGCCCGTGCTTCCCACAGCCCTGCACGAAAAATTCGACGCCCCCATCGCCAGCACGCGCAGCTTCAACGCCTACGGCCTCTTTCAGGACATGACCGAGGAGCGCCCGGAGATCCTTCTGGAAGTCAGCGACGACGGCGCGCTCTTCCTGCCGCTCGATTTCAAATACAAGCCCGGCGATCCGAAGATCGCGCCCCGCTTCATCGCCCCGCACCAGCCCCGGCTCGACTGGCAGATGTGGTTTGCCGCGCTCTACCCCGGCTACGATCCGCAGCGCGATGCCAACCCAAACTCCCCCATGCACTGGTTCGGCCAGTTCCTCACCGCTCTGCTCCAGCACAAGCAGCCCGTGTGGGATCTGCTCGAACCACCGCCCTTCCCCGTCGAAAAAATCACCCACGTCCGCGCCCGGCTCTACCGCTACCACTTCACCCCGCCCGAAGCGCAAAAAGTTTCCGGCGAGTGGTGGGAACGCCAGCTTCTCGGCAACTTCAGCGGCACCGTGACGCTGAATGCCGCCCGCCGCTGA
- a CDS encoding transglutaminaseTgpA domain-containing protein, with protein MRWNRHTLALLAIVAGMWYAAEAQSNGAAHLIALLTATMGALSWLHARANLRGLSVRLVGAKPAAQDETIRIPVELRATGAVAPCGLEVLVIGAGASMFVERVPSGGAVLVDLPPPVQHGGGALRLLVRSVYPMGLFTAESVVETAWVRRVHPKPAGDLPLPAADSSRQGDAVVVSTARAQTSGGDDFAGLREWRAGDSPRHIDWRAMARGGPLMVKSWSSAVHGVVVLDWNALALDNAARASQIARWMEICEGDGRPYELRMPGLTLRAGLGSAHLRRCLDVLATQATADAGTAVSSELKAGKGVSEIRFEQSSHLPARPLLFLSLALLLALLPLRGYIATSGLVVCALCLIWRGVLRRAVPHVLVRAGVIAAGITAVYFEYGELQGMEPGIALLLVLAGAKMLESRAPREFQVLALIGWFLAFCAILLENHLSRSVWAMAVLLLIAACMVRFRRSSPGAREPVRVTATLFAQALPLALMLFFVFPRGLLDLGAALGRSRFGETGIDNTLDPGSIARVALSTDVAFRVRFPDGEPPQNGNLYWRCLTLWDCDGLRWTRGERLGYMPMLSAKKSANDVRQIIDLEAHGRTWLPALDLPLSATMRGMRLSPEFDQTLVSPGPVRSSERIEVFSRLEQPPPRDLPDHHREAALQLPENVSPRLKQLTDYWESVAQNDEQVVQLALNYLRTQGFTYTLEPGEYAGPGGLEEFFLNGRTGFCEHFSASFATLMRMAGVPSRLVVGYLGGEFSDHNGGYLIVKQSDVHAWTEVWLERYGWLRIDPTAALAPDRVNIDLRSFLAGGAEEAERQRRSLWGRTAQRFRLLWDSVSYAWQNQVIDYNQEAQRGVLERFGLRQSRALLLLISAAVVFTVGVLVAWWLRRPARHADPWMRAWQRVCRKLAKAGVRPRLVNEGPFAYAERVSALRPDLAGTITPLAEMYAAGRYGPQRERLDEFKKRLSGFKPRRI; from the coding sequence GTGCGCTGGAACCGACACACGCTGGCGCTGCTGGCCATCGTGGCGGGCATGTGGTATGCGGCGGAGGCGCAGTCGAACGGTGCCGCGCATCTGATCGCGCTGCTCACGGCCACGATGGGCGCGCTCTCCTGGCTGCACGCGCGGGCGAATCTGCGCGGATTGAGCGTTCGTCTCGTCGGTGCCAAGCCTGCGGCGCAGGATGAAACGATTCGCATTCCGGTGGAACTGCGAGCCACCGGGGCTGTCGCGCCCTGCGGACTTGAAGTGCTCGTCATCGGGGCGGGGGCCTCGATGTTTGTCGAGCGCGTACCTTCAGGGGGCGCGGTGCTGGTCGATCTTCCGCCTCCGGTGCAGCATGGTGGCGGTGCCTTGCGCCTTTTGGTGCGCAGCGTTTATCCAATGGGACTGTTCACGGCGGAAAGCGTGGTGGAAACAGCGTGGGTGCGGCGTGTTCATCCCAAACCTGCGGGTGACCTGCCTCTGCCGGCGGCGGATTCTTCGCGGCAGGGAGATGCGGTCGTCGTTTCCACGGCAAGAGCGCAGACCAGCGGCGGTGATGACTTTGCTGGCTTGCGCGAATGGCGCGCGGGTGATTCACCGCGTCACATCGACTGGCGTGCGATGGCTCGCGGTGGTCCGCTGATGGTCAAATCATGGAGTTCGGCGGTTCATGGCGTCGTCGTGCTCGATTGGAATGCGTTGGCGTTGGACAATGCCGCCCGCGCTTCTCAAATCGCCCGCTGGATGGAAATCTGCGAGGGCGACGGCAGGCCCTATGAGCTGCGAATGCCCGGTCTCACCCTCCGTGCCGGTCTTGGCTCTGCGCACCTGCGGCGCTGTCTCGACGTGCTGGCCACGCAAGCGACCGCCGATGCCGGGACGGCGGTTTCAAGTGAGTTGAAAGCAGGGAAGGGTGTTAGCGAGATCCGTTTCGAGCAATCCTCGCATCTTCCGGCGCGTCCTCTGTTGTTCCTGAGCCTCGCGTTGCTGCTGGCGCTCTTGCCGTTGCGCGGCTACATCGCCACCTCCGGACTGGTGGTGTGCGCGTTGTGCTTGATCTGGCGCGGCGTGCTGCGCAGGGCCGTGCCGCATGTACTGGTGCGTGCTGGAGTCATCGCCGCAGGGATCACGGCGGTTTATTTCGAGTATGGCGAGTTGCAAGGCATGGAGCCTGGCATTGCGCTGCTTCTCGTGCTGGCTGGCGCAAAGATGTTGGAAAGCCGCGCGCCGCGCGAGTTTCAGGTGCTTGCGCTCATCGGCTGGTTTCTGGCCTTTTGCGCCATCCTTTTGGAAAACCATCTCTCCCGCTCCGTGTGGGCGATGGCGGTGCTGCTGCTCATCGCCGCGTGCATGGTGCGTTTCCGCCGCAGTTCACCCGGAGCACGCGAACCGGTGCGGGTCACCGCCACGCTGTTCGCGCAGGCATTGCCGCTCGCGCTGATGCTGTTTTTTGTGTTTCCACGCGGTTTGCTCGACCTGGGAGCCGCGCTGGGCCGCAGCCGGTTTGGTGAGACCGGAATCGACAACACACTCGATCCCGGCAGCATCGCCAGAGTGGCCTTGAGCACGGACGTGGCCTTCCGCGTGCGGTTTCCCGATGGCGAACCACCGCAGAATGGAAATCTCTACTGGCGCTGCCTTACGCTGTGGGACTGCGACGGCCTGCGTTGGACGCGTGGCGAGCGCCTCGGCTACATGCCGATGCTGTCGGCAAAAAAAAGCGCCAATGACGTGCGCCAGATCATCGACCTGGAGGCGCATGGCAGGACGTGGCTGCCAGCGCTCGATCTGCCGCTCAGCGCCACGATGCGCGGCATGCGGTTGTCTCCTGAGTTCGATCAAACCCTCGTCTCTCCCGGGCCGGTGCGTAGTTCGGAGCGCATCGAAGTCTTTTCACGTCTCGAACAGCCTCCTCCGCGTGATCTGCCGGACCATCACCGCGAAGCCGCGCTGCAACTGCCTGAAAATGTTTCACCGCGTCTCAAACAGCTCACCGACTACTGGGAATCCGTGGCGCAAAATGACGAGCAGGTCGTCCAGCTTGCGCTGAATTACCTGCGCACACAGGGCTTCACCTACACACTGGAGCCGGGCGAGTATGCGGGGCCGGGCGGGCTTGAGGAATTCTTCCTGAACGGCCGCACTGGATTCTGTGAACACTTCAGCGCCAGCTTTGCCACGCTCATGCGCATGGCGGGTGTTCCATCGCGGCTCGTGGTCGGCTATCTCGGGGGTGAATTTTCCGATCACAACGGCGGCTACCTCATCGTGAAGCAGAGCGATGTACATGCGTGGACCGAAGTGTGGCTGGAGCGCTATGGCTGGTTGCGCATTGATCCCACTGCCGCGCTTGCCCCGGATCGCGTGAACATCGACTTGCGCTCCTTTCTCGCTGGCGGGGCCGAGGAGGCGGAACGCCAGCGCCGTAGCCTGTGGGGGCGCACCGCGCAGCGCTTCCGCCTGCTGTGGGACAGCGTCAGCTACGCCTGGCAAAATCAGGTGATCGATTACAACCAGGAGGCTCAGCGTGGCGTGTTGGAGCGTTTCGGGTTGCGTCAAAGCAGGGCGTTACTGCTTCTCATCAGCGCTGCCGTTGTTTTCACGGTCGGTGTGCTTGTCGCTTGGTGGCTTCGACGACCGGCGCGTCATGCCGATCCATGGATGCGCGCCTGGCAGCGCGTGTGCCGGAAACTCGCCAAGGCAGGTGTGCGTCCGCGTCTGGTGAATGAAGGTCCGTTCGCTTATGCCGAGCGTGTTTCAGCGCTGCGCCCGGATCTTGCCGGAACCATCACGCCGCTGGCCGAGATGTATGCCGCCGGTCGTTATGGTCCTCAACGTGAGCGCCTGGACGAGTTCAAAAAACGGCTTTCAGGCTTCAAGCCTCGCAGAATTTGA
- a CDS encoding AraC family transcriptional regulator, whose translation MSSRSSRLESPSALRERFIRRVSADTPFYRLFDHLPDLAFFAKDSEFRFMCASHRFMDRFGIAEESGIVGKNDFDLFPARLAENFRRDDEEVLTTGKPKLNIVELFFTDQGIPDWFVTNKLPLMDEKGRVIGIMGTVQSFEGKKQVLQPYLQIDRALAYIREHFRTGVSITELAQIVHLSPRQLHRKFVETFGASPQAFIMKLRIQAACEALQQERAQIADVARDLGFCDQSAFTHHFHRHMGLTPFQYLRQFRLRRA comes from the coding sequence GTGAGCAGCCGTTCATCACGCCTTGAGTCCCCATCCGCACTGCGCGAGCGTTTCATCCGCCGTGTCAGTGCGGACACTCCATTCTACCGGTTGTTCGATCACCTGCCCGACCTCGCCTTCTTCGCGAAAGACAGCGAGTTCCGTTTCATGTGTGCCAGCCACCGTTTCATGGACCGCTTCGGCATCGCCGAAGAATCCGGCATCGTCGGCAAAAACGACTTCGATCTCTTTCCCGCACGCCTCGCGGAGAATTTCCGCCGCGATGACGAGGAGGTGCTGACCACTGGCAAGCCCAAGCTCAACATCGTCGAGCTGTTCTTCACTGATCAGGGCATCCCGGACTGGTTTGTGACGAACAAGCTGCCACTCATGGATGAAAAAGGCCGCGTCATCGGCATCATGGGCACCGTGCAGAGCTTTGAGGGCAAGAAGCAGGTGCTGCAGCCTTATTTGCAAATCGACCGCGCTCTCGCCTACATCCGCGAGCATTTCCGCACCGGCGTTTCCATCACTGAACTCGCGCAGATCGTGCATCTCTCGCCACGCCAGTTGCACCGCAAGTTCGTCGAGACCTTCGGCGCCAGCCCGCAGGCCTTCATCATGAAACTGCGCATCCAGGCCGCGTGTGAGGCGCTGCAACAGGAGCGCGCGCAGATCGCCGACGTGGCCCGCGACCTTGGTTTCTGCGATCAAAGCGCCTTCACCCACCACTTTCATCGCCACATGGGCCTCACGCCGTTCCAGTATCTGCGGCAGTTCCGGCTGAGGAGAGCGTAG
- a CDS encoding TonB-dependent receptor translates to MFIHIPRGRSLTLTALLFGFIFKLSAETPKKAGVMPERVITATKTETESWRTASSVTVIDRKKIDEQQLKMLPDALRQVPGLVIADRGTPGSTNGIFLRGANSDQTLVVIDGRPVPANLAGLYNIETMALDNVERIEVLRGPAASLYGGKTLGGVINIITRSGRGLKKPETTLSWEGGSYGFSRESLGTRGSAGIYDWSLELSRTDTQGYRVNSQMQLNNSAAKFGAQLADTLRFDLDLRYYNADVGDPFASTGFGANDPDNHVLTEFWSLSPRLVWETTDRWTQSLTYQFGNFRQAATGYNFGGGNNRITSRSHFWEYQSVFKATDQWTITAGSWLQDLGYSRYNNDAPGIFNPGGNSYDVDQAETNWAVFLQSQAEILPGWNVLGGIRHDSYSDFGNATTWRAGTSWRMPWTQTVLHANYGTAFAPASPQNREAALFGNPAFNNPERSTGFEFGIEQPFANNQATVSLTYFRNDIRNLIVFDPALFLLQQINQARTRGLEAAFNWQPCDSFGFNAQYTYLDADDITAGTRLVRRPRHTLSGEVWVKPVPKFRLGLGALYIIDREDGFGPAQADVEDYLRLRLTASYEVCKNLEIFGRVENLLGERYSEVLGFPSMRTGAYAGFRLRF, encoded by the coding sequence ATGTTCATCCACATCCCTCGTGGCCGCAGCCTCACGCTCACGGCCCTCTTATTCGGCTTCATCTTCAAACTGAGCGCCGAAACGCCCAAAAAAGCCGGCGTCATGCCGGAACGCGTCATCACCGCGACGAAAACCGAAACCGAATCCTGGCGCACCGCCAGCAGCGTCACGGTCATCGACCGCAAAAAGATCGACGAGCAGCAGCTCAAAATGCTGCCTGATGCACTGAGGCAGGTTCCAGGCCTGGTCATTGCCGACCGAGGCACTCCCGGTTCCACCAACGGCATCTTCCTGCGCGGGGCCAACAGCGACCAGACGCTCGTCGTCATCGACGGGCGCCCCGTGCCCGCGAACCTCGCCGGCCTCTACAACATCGAAACGATGGCGCTCGACAATGTCGAACGCATCGAAGTGCTGCGCGGCCCTGCTGCCAGTCTTTATGGCGGCAAAACACTCGGTGGTGTGATCAACATCATCACCCGCAGTGGTCGTGGTCTGAAGAAACCTGAAACCACGCTCTCATGGGAAGGCGGCAGCTACGGTTTCTCACGCGAGAGTCTCGGGACACGTGGCTCCGCAGGCATCTATGACTGGAGTCTGGAACTCAGCCGCACGGACACGCAGGGTTACCGCGTGAACAGCCAGATGCAGTTGAACAACAGCGCCGCCAAGTTCGGTGCCCAGCTCGCCGACACGCTGCGCTTCGACCTCGACCTGCGTTATTACAATGCGGATGTCGGCGATCCCTTCGCAAGCACGGGTTTCGGAGCCAACGATCCTGACAACCATGTGCTCACCGAGTTCTGGAGCCTCTCTCCGCGTTTGGTCTGGGAAACCACCGACCGCTGGACGCAGTCGCTGACCTATCAGTTCGGCAATTTCCGGCAGGCGGCCACGGGCTACAACTTCGGCGGCGGCAACAACCGCATCACCTCACGCAGTCACTTCTGGGAATACCAGAGCGTGTTCAAAGCCACCGACCAATGGACGATCACCGCCGGCTCATGGCTTCAGGATCTTGGCTACTCGCGCTACAACAACGATGCTCCCGGCATCTTCAATCCCGGCGGCAACTCCTATGACGTGGATCAGGCGGAGACCAACTGGGCCGTCTTCCTGCAATCACAGGCGGAGATCCTGCCCGGTTGGAACGTGCTCGGCGGCATCCGCCACGACAGCTACTCCGACTTCGGCAATGCCACCACCTGGCGCGCAGGCACGAGCTGGCGCATGCCCTGGACACAAACCGTGCTGCATGCCAATTACGGCACCGCCTTTGCCCCTGCGAGTCCGCAGAACCGTGAGGCGGCGCTGTTCGGCAATCCCGCCTTCAACAATCCCGAGCGGAGCACGGGATTTGAATTTGGCATCGAGCAGCCGTTTGCGAACAACCAAGCCACGGTGAGCCTCACCTACTTCCGCAACGACATCCGCAACCTCATCGTGTTCGACCCCGCCCTGTTCCTGCTTCAGCAGATCAATCAGGCGCGCACGCGGGGCTTGGAAGCCGCGTTCAACTGGCAGCCCTGTGATAGCTTCGGTTTCAACGCGCAATACACTTACCTCGACGCCGACGACATCACCGCCGGCACACGCCTCGTGCGCAGGCCGCGCCACACGCTTTCCGGCGAGGTGTGGGTCAAGCCCGTGCCCAAGTTCCGCCTCGGCCTGGGTGCACTCTACATCATCGACCGCGAAGACGGCTTCGGTCCCGCTCAGGCCGATGTCGAGGACTACCTGCGCCTGCGTTTGACGGCCAGCTACGAAGTCTGCAAGAACCTCGAAATCTTCGGCCGCGTGGAGAACCTCCTGGGAGAGCGCTACTCCGAAGTGCTAGGCTTCCCCTCCATGCGTACCGGCGCTTACGCGGGATTCCGGCTGCGTTTTTGA
- a CDS encoding N-acetylglucosamine-6-phosphate deacetylase yields MKPFDLQVNGYAGTDFNGDALTAEALHHACECLLEDGCDNILATFITDEIPTLEHRIGKLVELREKDELARRIITGIHIEGPFINPIKGYVGAHPSHAVKPANIDDAKRLLAAAGGLAKLVTLAPEHDEGSKTTAFLAAQGVTVAAGHCDPSLDQLNAACDAGLSMFTHLGNGCPVQMHRHDNIIQRALSLHDRLWLCFIPDGVHVPFFVLKNWLRGIGLDRTIFVTDCISAARLGPGRYTLAGWDILIGDDLVARSPDATHFVGSTVTVPRIKANAYEQLGMSEEELKRVIDVNPRKAIHC; encoded by the coding sequence ATGAAACCCTTCGATCTCCAGGTCAATGGCTACGCTGGCACCGACTTCAACGGCGACGCCCTCACCGCCGAAGCCCTCCACCACGCCTGCGAGTGCCTCCTTGAAGACGGCTGCGACAACATCCTCGCCACCTTCATCACCGATGAAATCCCCACTCTGGAGCATCGCATCGGCAAACTCGTCGAATTGCGCGAAAAAGACGAACTCGCCCGCCGCATCATCACCGGCATCCACATCGAGGGGCCGTTCATCAACCCCATCAAAGGCTACGTCGGCGCCCATCCGTCCCACGCCGTGAAACCGGCCAACATCGACGACGCCAAACGCCTGCTCGCCGCCGCCGGGGGCCTCGCCAAGCTCGTCACCCTCGCCCCCGAGCACGATGAGGGCAGCAAAACCACTGCCTTCCTCGCCGCACAGGGCGTCACCGTCGCCGCCGGCCACTGCGATCCCTCGCTTGATCAGCTCAACGCCGCCTGCGATGCCGGTTTGAGCATGTTCACCCATCTCGGCAACGGCTGCCCCGTGCAGATGCACCGCCACGACAACATCATCCAGCGCGCCCTCAGCCTGCACGACCGCCTCTGGCTCTGCTTCATCCCCGACGGTGTCCACGTGCCCTTCTTCGTGCTGAAAAACTGGCTGCGTGGCATCGGCCTCGACCGCACCATCTTCGTCACCGATTGCATCTCCGCCGCCCGCCTCGGCCCCGGCCGCTACACCCTCGCCGGCTGGGACATCCTCATCGGCGACGACCTCGTCGCCCGCTCCCCCGATGCCACCCACTTCGTCGGCAGCACCGTCACCGTCCCGCGCATCAAAGCGAACGCGTATGAGCAGCTTGGAATGAGCGAGGAGGAGTTGAAGCGGGTGATTGATGTGAATCCAAGGAAGGCGATTCACTGTTGA
- a CDS encoding biopolymer transporter ExbD: protein MKLESHLPKQSPWLYTVPLLNTILLLLVYFLFTSDFVVQSGIKVDHPHSNSRLTGFDRAHIITVPAGMENALFFDGARATTAELREKLKANREGERRAIIHADKQAPHGRVIEIGNIALELGYEVAYSTVPPKS from the coding sequence ATGAAGCTCGAGAGCCACCTGCCCAAGCAAAGTCCCTGGCTGTACACGGTGCCATTGCTGAACACGATTCTGCTGCTGCTGGTGTATTTCCTTTTCACCAGCGACTTTGTGGTGCAGTCCGGCATCAAGGTGGATCATCCGCACTCGAATTCGCGGCTGACCGGCTTTGACCGCGCACACATCATCACGGTGCCCGCTGGAATGGAGAACGCGCTCTTCTTTGACGGAGCGCGCGCGACCACGGCGGAACTGCGTGAAAAACTCAAGGCCAACCGGGAAGGCGAACGCCGCGCCATCATTCACGCTGACAAGCAGGCGCCCCATGGCCGCGTGATCGAGATCGGCAACATCGCGCTCGAACTCGGCTACGAGGTTGCCTATTCCACCGTGCCGCCGAAATCCTGA